A window from Podospora bellae-mahoneyi strain CBS 112042 chromosome 1 map unlocalized CBS112042p_1, whole genome shotgun sequence encodes these proteins:
- the SHE3 gene encoding mother-specific HO expression (COG:U; EggNog:ENOG503P6YB), which produces MRNKLVKARPNSTTAKALGFFNIHQDRGDGDERKTSPSSSTRNSVDAPLSSPRTATTVPAPNQQAQAAITSPPTSPSPTSRTRSPLPPPQSSSSNNNRAARQQQEDPRPSFRATLTPASEATINSAMTRTAAGSTAPSTNGVNSKAGPPAPSPSAAVTTSSSSLSPSRMNSTIRAVPSFDRSSAEDSSSDGTNATTSRNSALSSSINSTASMSSSESAANLTPKSGGLHKIPSVGRLRPGPSGASIGENNYSNSDQNSTPGMGTLRSFPSMGDIPQRGSSISATGYPSAADNPGPNGGGSPTPNEMSLAAGEAHLSGGWDNSVGKAGLGKTGRVINRLVSDNESLKRDIKIERLRAEEARQQAQLLKDQLDRTTREHESQMLDVNVTKTLLARKERQVEALQQTVELERTRAVSATDRERIWKEELEKVKAECKRQVEEANNQVLLTDGRYNALASHWGGEGERYRKRTDKMRKEFEELSEKRREDDEKIRRHEQMIDQMYVEIDDLEKQNRALWEMFERYKKEKDESLRGMTEDNLRQAEELQRTIEEAKEARDKLRWALNVKENVKGAK; this is translated from the exons ATGCGCAACAAGCTTGTGAAAGCGAGGCCGAATTCCACAACTGCAAAGGCATTGGGTTTTTTTAACATACATCAGGATcgtggtgacggtgacgaaCGCA aaacctccccttcatcatctACGCGAAATTCCGTCGACGCACCGCTATCTTCCCCACGAACAGCAACCACAGTACCAGCCCCGAATCAACAAGCACAAGCCGCCATCACCTCTCCACCTACTTCACCCAGCCCAACAAGCCGCACCAGATCCCCgctgccaccaccgcaatCCTCTTCAAGCAATAATAACAGGGCCGCGAGGCAACAGCAGGAAGACCCGCGCCCCTCGTTCCGAGCGACTCTTACCCCGGCGTCGGAAGCCACAATCAACTCTGCCATGACACGAACGGCTGCAGGATCAACAGCACCAAGTACAAACGGAGTAAACAGCAAGGCAGGGCCACCAGCGCCGTCGCCCTCGGCGGCCGTAAcaacatcctcttcctccctctccccaagcCGCATGAATTCCACCATCCGCGCGGTACCAAGTTTTGATCGTTCCTCCGCCGAAGACTCGAGCAGCGACGGCACAAACGCGACAACGTCGAGGAACTCTGCGCTTTCGAGCTCGATCAACAGCACGGCGAGCATGTCTTCTTCCGAGTCGGCGGCGAACCTGACGCCCAAAAGCGGTGGGCTCCACAAGATTCCGTCGGTGGGAAGGCTGCGACCTGGCCCATCGGGGGCTTCGATTGGCGAGAATAATTATAGTAACAGTGATCAGAACAGCACGCCAGGGATGGGAACGCTGCGGTCATTTCCTAGCATGGGTGACATTCCGCAGCGGGGGAGCAGTATTAGCGCTACTGGTTACCCCTCGGCGGCTGACAACCCCGGCCCCAACGGTGGAGGAAGCCCGACTCCTAATGAGATGtcgcttgctgctggggaggcgCATCTCTCGGGGGGGTGGGACAACTCGGTGGGCaaggctgggttggggaagacggggagggtgatcAACCGGTTGGTGTCGGACAACGAGTCGTTGAAGAGGGACATCAAGAttgagaggttgagggcggaggaggcgaggcaGCAGGCGCAACTGCTGAAGGACCAGCTGGACAGGACGACGCGGGAGCACGAGAGCCAGATGCTGGATGTCAATGTCACCAAGACTTTGCTGGCGCGTAAGGAGCGGCAGGTGGAGGCGCTGCAGCAGACGGTGGAGCTGGAGCGGACGAGGGCTGTGTCGGCGACGGACAGGGAGAGGAtctggaaggaggagctggagaaggtcaaggccGAGTGCAAAcggcaggtggaggaggcgaacAATCAGGTTTTGCTGACGGACGGGCGGTATAACGCGCTTGCGAGCCactggggcggggagggggagaggtacAGGAAAAGGACGGACAAGATgaggaaggagtttgaggagctgagcgagaagaggagggaggatgacgagaagaTTAGGAGGCACGAGCAGATGATTGATCAGATGTATGTGGAGATTGATGATTTGGAGAAGCAGAACAGGGCGCTGTGGGAGATGTTTGAGCGgtacaagaaggagaaggacgagaGCTTGAGGGGGATGACGGAGGATAATTTGAGGCAGGCAGAGGAGCTGCAGAGGACGATtgaggaggcgaaggaggcgagggataAGTTGAGGTGGGCGTTGAATGTGAAGGAGAATGTCAAGGGGGCGAAATAA